The window CTGCCTTATAAACCATCAAAATGCGACCATCAGGCATGAGAGCAGCAGAAGGATTACTGGTCATCAAATGGTCATAGGAGTCTTTCGTCACATCGATAACCGGTTGATCCAATCGATGCCAAGGACCTGATGGATGATCTGCCCATGCAACACCAACTCTTTGATTATTACGGTAAACCCACCATTCAGGGTCTTCGTGATCAATCACTTTACATGGATCCATCCCATAAGTTCCCATATAATACATATAGTATTTTCCTTTGACTTTGATAACGGTAGGGTTATGAATACTACTACCATCCCAATACCCATCACCCCGTCCACTTATAACAGCCCCTTTGGGTTCAAATGGCCCAAAAGGTGTTTCCCCAACAGCATAGGCAATCTCACTATGTGATACCCAAGCACCATGACCAAATTCCTCTTTCCAGCGGCTATAAAGCAAATGGTATTGACCATCATCACACTTTGTTAATGTAGCCCCCCATACTTTATAACCTTCTTCTTGAAATACTGCAGTCTTACTTGCTGGCATCATCATTTTATTAAAATCCATATACAATCCATCTCTCTTTCGTTTAACTTATCCATAAGCTCATGGCTCATGGATACATGCCTAACGCCTACTTGTTACTGACATGATTATTTATTTTCCAACATGTCAATTGGTGTATAGTATCTCACAT is drawn from Vallitalea pronyensis and contains these coding sequences:
- a CDS encoding glycoside hydrolase family protein → MDFNKMMMPASKTAVFQEEGYKVWGATLTKCDDGQYHLLYSRWKEEFGHGAWVSHSEIAYAVGETPFGPFEPKGAVISGRGDGYWDGSSIHNPTVIKVKGKYYMYYMGTYGMDPCKVIDHEDPEWWVYRNNQRVGVAWADHPSGPWHRLDQPVIDVTKDSYDHLMTSNPSAALMPDGRILMVYKAVGNGDMPKGGPVICGVAIAEDPLGPFEKADKPIMQNPENDWSVEDPFIWYGDGKYYALVKDFQGYFTKSDVHSTALFESDNGMDWFPGNNPFAFDIHFTWSDGEKEDLAWLERPQLYIENGQPKVLLCAAAVDNEKQDSFNVQIPLKNFENKGTTL